The genomic interval GGTGTTTTGATAATGGTAAATCCTTTTCGAAACTTGGCAAACATATCGGTCAATCGCAAATACACTTTTTCTGAAAATGGTTTGACGAGAAATCGCAACACAACATTTACAAATGGAGGGTAAAAGCCAAACAACAAAATTATGAGCACAAAAACCGAAAAGAAGACGATTCGCTCTGCATCAACACCGGGAATCATATCAACTATTTTATCCCGAGAAATTATGAATGCTATGACAAACAAAAAGCCGAGCGTAAAAACATCAATTACTCGCTCGACAATGATTGTGGCAAAAGCGCTCGATACCGACGTATTGCGCCGCTTGGCATACACATAAGGTCTGACAAATTCGCCCAGACGCGGCAAAATTGCATTAAAAAAGTACCCTACCATCACCGCCGAAAATAAATTAATCGTTGGTCCGGGTTCTTGAATTGGCTTAAGGATTGTTTTCCAACGAATAGCACGAATGAAATGCGACAAGATGATTATCGGTATAGGCACAATTGCCCATAAATAATTCGCCCCTTTCAGTACCGATACGAGTTCGTCAAAGTTAATGTCTTTAACTGCTAAGTAGGTCGAACCGATAATTAGCACCAAAGTTAAAGACCATTTTAAGAGATTTTTCTGGAGTCCGCTCATTCAATCTGTGATTTTCAATAATAAAATGTAAATATTGTTTAAAACAAAATTTTTAAAATATGAATTTATGCTGTACTTTACAAACTTATTGTTGAAAAATTGAAAAAAAGTTTGAATGAGCATCATAGAAGCAATTATTTTAGGCATCATCCAAGGGTTGACGGAATTCATTCCAATCAGTAGCACAGCACATCTTACTATAGCAGGACACCTAATGGGACTGATTGACCCCGATTCTCCCGAAAAGTGGACCGCATTTATCGCTATCATACAGTTGGGAACTTTGGTAGCTGTACTGTTTTACTTCAGAACTGATATTTACCAAATCCCAAAATCCTTTTTGTCCGAAAATTTAAGCAAACGAAAATCCTTTAAGGAACAAAGCTACGAATCCAGAATGGGCTGGCTCATGATCATAGGTACAATTCCGATAGTAATAGTAGGGCTTTTGCTCAAAGATTTCATAGAAGGCAGCTTTACGAAAGAACTCAACGTCATCGCCGGTAGTTTGATAGGATTGGCTCTTATTCTCGCCCTCGCCGAGAAAGTATCCACACGAACCAAAGACATGAAAGCAATCACAATCAAAGATTCCATCATAATCGGACTTGCTCAATGCGTAGCTCTGATACCGGGTTCATCTCGCTCAGGAACGACGATTACAGCCGGATTGTTCATGGGCTTGAACCGAGAAACGGCTGCAAGATTTTCCTTCTTACTTTCAATTCCGGCAATTTTAGCAAGTGGATTATTGAGCGTGTATCAAGCAATGGATTACATTGACGGTAGCGAAGCAATCAATTTGATTGTTGCAACCATCTTTTCGGGCATCAGTGGCTATTATGCAATTGATTTTCTTATCAATTTCTTGAAAAAGCACAGCACTTTTGTATTCATATATTATCGTATCGCATTAGGTATAACTATATATGTAGCTCTTATGTACTTTAACTTTTAAAAATTCGACATTTTTCTATAGAATAAAGTTCAATAAAACTTGTAAATTTGTGGAAAAATCAATATTTTGTAGGATATTTTTTGTCAAATTTTATAAAGTTAAGAAATGAAGAATGAAATTTTAGAGAGATTACTCCGCTACGTAAAAATTGATACCCAGTCAGACCCTGCATCAAGCAATACACCAAGTACACAAAAGCAATTCGATTTAGCAAATTTGCTCGTCGAAGAGTTGAAAGCATTTGGTTTGAAACATGTGGAAATTTCCGACAAATGCTATGTTTATGCAACGTTACCTTCGAATATCCCCACTGATGACACAGCTTATGGCAAAGTTCCGGCAATCGGATTTATAGCCCATGTGGACACTTCGCCTGATACGACCGGAGCAAATGTAAATCCACAGATAATCGAAAATTACAAAGGTGGCGATATTGTTCTGCCAAATGACACAAGCGTTGTAATCAAAACTGCCGAATCACTCGGTTTGGATAAGTGCATCGGGCATACAATCGTGACTACTGACGGCACAACGCTATTAGGCTCGGACGACAAATCCGGCGTTGCAGCAATCATGACCGCAGTTAAATATTTATTGGACAATCCCCAAATCATTCATGGTGACATAAGAATTGGATTCACACCTGATGAGGAAATCGGACGTGGTGCAAATCATTTCGATGTAGAAAAATTCAATTGCAAGTACGCCTATACACTCGATGGCGAGTTACCCGGCGAAATTAACAAAGAGACTTTTTCGGCAAATGCTTGCATCATCCGTGCAAAAGGTCGCGACATTCATCCAGGGTATGCCAAGGATATTATGGTCAATTCTATTCGTGCAATCGCTGAAGTCATCGCATTGACACCCGCCGATATGGCTCCGGAAACTACAGATGGCTACCAACCATACATTCACCCTCATAAAGTCACGGGAACAGTAGAACATTCAGAATTACATTTATTATTCCGTGATTTCAAAACCGAAGGACTCGACACACAAAAAGTTATGATGGAAAAAATCGTAGCCCAAGTTCAAGCAAAACATCCAAAAGTAATATTGGAGCTCGAAATTGTTGAGTACTACAGAAATATGTTGGAATTGCTCGAATCCCAACCCGAAGGGCTCGACTATCTTTGGGAAGCTTGCGAAAGAGCCGGAACAAACCCATATTGGAGTCCGATTCGTGGTGGTACAGACGGTTCGAGATTAACAGCAATGGGTCTCCCCACTCCGAATATCTATACCGGTGGTCAAAACTTTCATAGTAAGACAGAATGGGTTTCTATAGATTTCTTAGCCAAAGCAGTTGAAACTGTGGTGCAACTTAGCCAAGTTTGGTACGAAAAAAGTAAGAATTAAATCCCTAATAATCTTTGAAAATCTCCTGTTTAATTTATTGAGCCGGAGATTTTTTTTATCAAAACAATGGTAAACATTGAAATAATTCTTGTTTTATTAGTCAAATCTTTCTATATTCGCATATGCGATTCGTTGAAAAGTTTAGCTAATGACTAAAAAAATGTTTTAGTGCATTAAAAAAACGTATAATTAAGTTTTTAAACTGTAGAAAACGGAATTAAAAAATGGCAAAATCAGTAAATTTGAACGAATTGGAACCCGGTAGTATATTGGCTGAACCGGTGTTGAACAGTTTCGGGCAGACATTAATTGCCGGTGGAGTCGAGCTGAATCAGAAACATATAAACATTTTGAAGACTTGGAATATTCAAAGCGTGAAAATCAAGACTGATTCAAACGAGCAAGTTGTAAAATACAGCGAATTACAACTTGAATTAGCTTTCGAAAAATTAATGCGTCATGTAAAATGGCAACCCAGAAATCGGAATGAAGAAGACTTGCTAAAATTAGGAACTTTATTTTTTGTCGAAAAAACTCAATAACACTATGGACAACAGAATAGAATACTATCTCAACAAATCAAAGCATTTCCCGACTTTACCAACAATTTACACTTCATTGATGAATGTGCTCTCCAACCCTCGTTCTACAATTCAAGATGTAACAGATGTGATTTCACGCGACCAATCATCAGCTTCAAAATTACTGAAAATTGCAAATTCTTCGTTATTTTCTATTCAAGGCAAAATCAATACAATAAGTCAAGCAGTTTTTTATCTTGGTTTCAACGAAGTCAAAAATGTTCTATTAGCTCTCTCAGTGATGGATATATTTTCTCAAGTTGGTAACTCAAGCAATGCAAATATTGTCCATTTATGGAAACATTCGATTTCCGTCGGAGTGGTTTCAAAACTATTGAGTGTTAGACTTGGGCTTAAGGATACAGAAGACTTTTTCATTGCCGGTATTTTGCATGATATTGGTAAATTATTCTTCATACATTCGTTTAAAGATGAATACGACAACTTAATTACCGAAGCTAAAGATACTTCTAGAAGACTAATAGATTTAGAATTCGAAAAGTATGGTACAACTCATGACATTGTAGGCGGAATGTTAGCCGAAAAATGGCATCTCCCTACCGATTTAAGAAATATCATAAAATATCACAATCATGGTTCGATTATTGGGAGAACGGATATTCTGTTATCTTGCGTACATATTGCGAATATCATTTCAATTATGATGGAAACAGAAATTTTAGGAGATGTTTTTGTGCCTCAGCCAAACTTCAAAGTATGGAGTGTACTTAAATTGCCTCCCAATACTTTTGGAGAAATGCACCAATCAATTATCTCAACAACTGAAAGCGCTTACGCAATTTTAAAGATTTAAAATGAAAATCCAAAATAAGAATAAAGAAATAACTTTAAATAATTTGATTCTTGAAATTCAAGATATTAGTAGTAGAATTTCTAATACCAATACCGGATTCGATTTTATAAATGAGTCTCTTAAAATAATTATTCGATATACAAAATCATTATCAGCGGGATTCTTTGTACTTGATGAAACTAATTATGATTTTATTTTGAAAAGAAGTCTTCCTGCTAATATGCATGATTTTTATATTTCGACTTTCGAGATTTTGTCAGAAGATGGAGATATTGGTAATTCCTTACAAAATGCAACCTACTACCAATCACATTCTGAGAGTCAAGATATTTATCATTTGATTTTGCCCCTCATAAGCATTAAATCTGTCAAGGGATTAGTAATTATTTCTTCAAATCACGATTATTCTCAATCCGAGTTATTTATATTAAAATTATTACATTATTTTTCGAGTTATATAGCTGTTTTTTTAGAAAATCAATATTTATCTTCCCAAAATCAAAAAACACAAGTACTATTAGACCAATTAATCGCTTCGCGAACAATAGAATTAGTTGAAAATAATACCCAGCTTGGTGAAAAAATCGAGAATCTCAAACTGAACCTAAGTATGTCAATTCCGCATGAAGTGAGAACACCAATCAACGAAATCATGGGAATGTCCAATTATCTTTTAAATTTCTTGAAATCAAAAAAAGATGATTGTGATGAAGATATAGAAGATATTATAATTGATATAAAAAATTCAGCTGCCAGATTGAACAACTTATTTGAAAACTTTATTTATCACACTCGGCTTTCTGTCATTGCTACAAGTATGAAAGATATTCAAGCATTGCATTCGCAGTACAGTCCATATTGCGAATCAATAATTAAAGAACAAGCAATAATCAGGTCCAACAAATACTCCCGATTATCTGACCTCGATGTTCATTTAGTAAGTGCGGTTATCAAAATAGGCGAAGAATATTTAGCGAAAATCATAGATGAATTGGTGGATAATGCTTTCAAATTTTCGAAAGAAGGAACCAAGGTTTCTATTAATTCACACATTGACGGTAAAATGTATGTTATCTCCATCAAAGATTTGGGTGTTGGGATACCGTCTGACTTTTTGGACCAAATCAGTTCATATACGCAATTCAACAGAATGAAAAACGAACAACAAGGGTTGGGCTTAGGGCTTGCTATAGCCTATAAAATTATTGATTTGCATAATGGCGATATTGATATAGATAGCCGATTGGGCGAATTTACTCATGTGACAATCAAACTTCCAATTGTAACAGATTTCAATCCGGATTTTATCTAACTATCTAATCTCCGAACTATTTCACATGCTTATTTCTTAAAATTCGAGTCACAATACTTAGACTCTCACCTACTTCCTGCATTAAGTATCACTCTCAACATATCTAAATATTCATACCAATCATCTTTGTAAAAATTATGACTTGTTTGCTACGTCATAGGTAAAATAACATTTAGGAATTGGAGGATAAGGAATGTCAGAATCGCCGAATAATGGTGATAACAAAAAGGAAAAGAAAGACCCATTCAATGAATTTAAGCGAATGGGTGATGGAAATACTCCACCGGCAAACATGATGCGAAACATGATGTTAATGTTTGTGCTTGCTGCCGGTGTCTTTATAGTTTACATTTTCATGCAAGGTACGCAACAACACGATTGGCCCGTATCTTATACAGATTATCAAAGATTTTTGAGAGAAGATTTGATAAAAGAAGCCGTAATAGTCAAATCTCAGTTGAATCATTTTGAGTTCAGAGGAGTTTTGAAACAACCCGTAACATTGATGGTAGATAACCGTGAACGTACAATTACAAGATTTTCTACTTTTTTGGGTGTATTAGATTCGGAATCTGAAAAAGTTTGGGAAGAAAAAGGTATTGCACTAAGATATGAAGAGGGCGACACCTCAATTTGGCGCAGCTTGATAATGATTTTGCCATGGATTCTAATCATTGGGCTATTTATTTTCTTCATGCGACGGATGCAAGGCGGTGGGTCGAAAGGGATTTTTTCATTTGGCAAATCTAAAGCAAAATTACTTAACGAAAATCACCCCAAAGTCACTTTCGATGACGTTGCAGGTGCCGACGAAGCCAAATATGAATTGCAAGAAGTTATTGAATTTTTGCGCGAACCGGAGAAATTCCAAAAACTTGGTGGCAAAATTCCACGCGGTGTTTTGTTATTAGGACCTCCCGGAACAGGCAAGACACTCATGGCTCGTGCAGTAGCAGGCGAAGCAAAAGTTCCCTTTTACTCGATTTCCGGCGCTGATTTTGTCGAAATGTTTGTGGGCGTCGGTGCAAGCCGAGTTCGTGATTTATTCGAGCAAGCAAAGAAAACCCCACCGTGTATCGTATTTATAGATGAAATTGATGCAGTCGGTCGCCACAGAGGTGCCGGTTTGGGTGGCGGACACGATGAAAGAGAACAAACCTTGAACCAATTACTTGTTGAAATGGATGGTTTCGAGCAAAATAATGGAGTAATAATTATTGCTGCAACAAACCGCCCCGACGTATTAGACCCGGCATTACTTCGTCCGGGCAGATTCGACAGACAAGTAGTGGTGGACAGACCGGATGTCAAAGGACGTGAAGGGATATTCAAGGTTCATACGAGTAAAATACCGCTTGGTTCAGATATTGATATAGAAACTTTAGCAAAAGGCACTCCCGGACTATCTGGAGCAGATATTGCAAATATCGTAAACGAAGCAGCACTTTTGGCAGCACGCCGAAACAGCAACCAAGTTACGATGTTTGATTTCGAAAATGCCAAAGATAAAGTACTGATGGGCGTTGAACGCAAGAGCATGGTAATTTCGGAACGCGAAAAAGAAATGACCGCCTATCATGAGATGGGGCACGCACTTGCAGGTAAATTTATGCGTCATGCCGACCCTGTTCACAAAGTCACAATTATTCCGCGTGGCAGAGCTTTGGGATTGACTTGGAATTTACCAAACGAAGAATTTTATTCAAAATCAGCACGCTATTTTGAAGACCAACTTGTCGTTCTAATGGCTGGCAGAGCCGCCGAAAAGCTCGTTTTCAACGTGCTATCAACCGGTGCATCGAATGATTTGCAACGTGCAACACGCGTAGCACGCAAAATGGTTTGCGAATGGGGAATGAGCGAGTTAATCGGACCGGTCACATTTAATAATGACGACGGGGAAGTATTCTTGGGCAGAGATTTCTCCAAAACTCGCGACCATAGCGAAGAAACAGCACAAAGTATTGACGGCGAAGTTCGCAGAATTTTGAATAAAGCTATGGAACAAGCAACAGCACTTTTAGAAGAAAAAATTGATATTTTGCATAGGATTTCCAAAATTTTGCTCGAACGCGAAATACTTGACGGAGAGGAACTCGATGCATTAATTCGTGGCGAAGAATTGCCGCCAATCAGCAAACAAGCTATGAATGCGATTCGGACAATTAAAATCAATGGTGACAATCACTAATTTAGTAACTCAGAAATTGAAATTATCATAGGTGTAGGATGGAAAACGAACTGACAAACAACGGAAATGCGGAAGAGCATAATTTACCACAAACCGGCGAGATTATCGGTCAATATGATAACGCCGAGCAATACGAAAAAGTTTTGGCTGATATAACGCAAGAAATCAATACCATTATTGAATTTGCAGCCCAAAGCAATGATTGGCGAGACATTCGCAGCAGATTGACCGATTCGAAGGACAAACTCAAAGGGCTGTTCCTTAAAGAAACGGACAATAACCATTTGCTTGATGTTATCAATGATACTATCGAAAATGTCAACGCCCGCCAAACTGAAGAAAAACAGAAACTTGACGTAACAAGTCAAGAGAACTACGATTCTGTAATTGATAGAGTCCGTGAAGCTGTGGCTCAATCTGACGCTTTGACAGATTTCAAAAAAGCGCGTGAGGTTTTGCTCTCAGCCCAAGATTTGTTCAAAAATCTTGCTCTGAAGAGGTCACACCGTGATGAATTAAACAATATGATTCATGAAGCATTCGATTCGCTGACCAATCGCCAGATTGATGAGCGCGAAAACTACGAGATGGAATGTATCGAAAATTATCACAATTCAAAAGGTGTGGTAGAGGAAGCTATCGTTTTCTCGCAAAAGTCTGCACACTACGGCAAAGCTCGCGAAGCATTGATTGAAGTCCAGACGAAAATCAAGGGTTTGAAACTCAAACGTGAACAACGCGACGAACTTTTCCAATCAATTCGTGATGCTTTCGAAAGTGTAAACACTCGCCAAGAAAGTGAACGAAACAGCTTCGACCAGGAAGCGAAAGATAATTACGTCAAATTGAAAAAAATTGTGGACGATGCTATTAGCTTTGTAAATAGCTCCGAAGAATTTTCGGAATCGCGAGAGCAACTTATCAATGCCCAAAATGCAATCAAAGGGATGAAACTCCGCCGCGACCATCGAGACGAGCTTTATGCCCAAATTCGTGTCGTATTCGAAGATTTGAATGAAAAGCAATCTGATGAGCGCCAATCATTCGAGCAAGAATGCAACGATAATTATGATAGCCTTACCAAAAAAGTGAATGATTGCTTTGAATTAGTGCTTGGTTTGACCGATTTCAAAATGATTCGGGAAACTCTAATCAACGTGCAAAGCGAAGTTCGGATAGCCAAATTGAAACGCGGGCAAAGAAACGAACTTTTTGCCAGAATAAGAGAAGCATTCGGAATTTTCGACAAGAAACGCGACGAATTTTTCTCCGTTCGCAGAGCAGAAAGAATCGGTAAATTGAATGATATCAAGTCCAATTTGAACGAAAAAATTGAGCGACTCACCAATGCAATCGAATCCGAAAAGGCTGAATTAGTGCAACTCCAAACAAAATTGAGCACTGAGGAAATGGATGAATTCATGAAAAATGAAACAAATCATCGCCTCACATTAGTTCAAGGGAAAATTGCCGAGAAAGAGCATTCAATCGAACAAACTCATAAGCGTATCGAAGAAGTTGATGCCGATATTGCAAAAATCGAAAAATCCAAAGAAGACTAAAAGAATTCGATATAAATTTTTAAAAAGCTGTCCATATGGGCAGCTTTTTTTTTGTGGTTCTATATGTAGGGACAGAACAGCGTTCTGTCCGAAACATAGCCAATGAATTTATTCGTGGGTGGCGTAAGTTGACGTTGTAGATGTGATTAATTCATCCGATGACTCCCACTTATATGTCCCACAGCTTTAATTAATACTATAATCTGAATAGTTCAAGTCATCGGATGAATGGAGAGCCTGAAATGTAGGGACAGAACAGCGTTCTGTCCGAAACAATCAAACATAAATTTTTCAAAAAATTAGTGATTATTTACCTAGATGTGCTATATTTGTAGAGATGTGAATTTTAAAATTTGTTGGATATGTTATGAAATCAATAATTACAATATTGTTTCTGTTTTTTACAATTCATGCAAATATCCTTGCAATCGATGGTTGGTACTTTTATGATTTAATTAACTTGAATACCATTCACACAACTTCATTAAACAATGCTCATGTTTCAAGCAAGTATAATATAGGTTTGCACGAAGAAGAAAAAAGTAGTTTTACGCATGTCCCGGATGGCACATCTTATTCTCGTTATGTCCTATCTTCAAAATTTGGAGTAGCAATAAATAATTTTTCTAATGAATTTGACACACGATTTATTTGTGAATTAATGTATATTGATTTTTTTTCTGAAATAGATATTCCAATTATTACTGATACAATTTATGGAGGTTTTAAAGATGTGACAAACTATGATAAAAGTATTTATTATGGAGGTATCAAAATTATTAATTTAAACAACGATATTTTCAGGAAAAATGACAATGAATGGATTAAATTGCATTTCGGTAGTGGGTTTAACCTGTTAAACAAAGATTTAGATATGATTATTCCACATGTTTATATGGCTGTAGGTTATAGCACATTTAAACCTGAGAAGAGAAATTCACCGGATTTATTGAACTTCAGCGATGCTGATTTCTCTGGATTAGATTTGGAGTTAGGAGCAAAGTTTGATATCGAATATGGGAATCTTGATATTAAAGGTTCATCTTGTTACAGACGAATATTGGAAATCAACCCCGATATAGAAATCTTGCAAAATCATTTAAAAATTGGATATTCTCATTACGTTATTCATAAACATCCCAGTATAGATAGTTTCGGAAAATATTATTATAAAACGTTTTCTATATATTTAACAGGGAATTATGATTTATTGAAAGTAAACAGCATGATTCAGAAGAATCCTTCTTTAGGAATCCATATGGATTTAAATCTAAGTTTCTTATTATATTCGATAGAAACAGCTTTAGATTCAAATTCAGAGTAATAACACAACCTTCGGAAGTTTTGAAACCATCGGAAGTCGCAGAATTGAGAATCTTCAATACTTTGGGTGAATGCGTGATGACCACCCCGACCGCTCACCCTTCGACAGGCTCAGGGAGCGATAATTTAAGAATTGATATTTCGCATCTTCCTCGTGGCGTGTATTATGTGCGCATCGGCAGCCGGACGCAAATGTTTGTGAAGAAGTGATAGCTGAAGACTTCGGAAGTCTAATTTTCTAAAGTATATGAATATAATAAGCTTTTTGAAGTTAATTATAAAGACTTCCGAAGTCTAATTTATAAAGTTTTCTGATTTTTGTCAAAGTCTGAACATCTGGTCATTCTGAGACGAAGTCGAAGAATCAAGTTTTCATAAAATTCATGGATTCTTCACTTCGTTCAGAATGACGATATTTTGGACAGAACGCTGTTCTGTCCCTACAAATTGAGAGATTATAACAAAACCCTAAAATTTACTTGGGCAATATTCGTAAATAGTATAATTGTACTAAATAGGAATGTGATGGAACAGAGAAAAGTGATTTTGAGCGGTGTGACTCCTTCGGGGATACTGACAATCGGGCATTTGACAGGTGCTTTGACTAATTGGGTCAAATTGCAGAACGAATATGATTGTTATTATATGATAGCCGATTTGCATGCAATCACTGCCAAACAGACTCCCGCAGAATTGCGCAAACGCACCTTGGACACCGCTGCGATGTTCATTGCATCGGGTATAGACCCCGTCAATTCAACTTTGTTTATCCAATCTCACGTGCCTGAACATTCCCAGCTCACTTGGGTGCTCAATACTTTCACAGGTATGGGCGAATGCAGCCGTATGACTCAATTCAAGGACAAATCGCGCCAACATTCTGAAAATATCAACGTCGGCTTGTTCACTTATCCTGTGCTAATGGCTGCCGATATTTTGCTCTACCAAGCAGACCTCGTGCCCGTCGGCGAAGACCAGAAGCAGCATCTCGAGCTTACTCGCAATTTGGCACAAAGGTTCAATCACAACTATTCAGACACTTTCAAAGTTCCTGAGCCGTACATCCCCGAAATTGGTGCGCGCATCATGAGTCTTCAGGAGCCGGAAAAGAAAATGTCCAAGTCCGACCCAATCCAAGGCTCAATCATATTTTTGACCGATACCGAAGACCAGATTGTAGGCAAAATCAAGCGTGCAGTGACCGATTCGGGCAGCGACGTCATATTTGATGAGGAAAACAAACCCGGTGTAGCAAATTTGATGACGCTCTATCACATCGCCACCGGCAAGTCCATGAGCGAAATCGAGAGTGAATTCGCCGGAAAAGGCTATGGCGATTTCAAATCCCAAGTTGGCGATTCCGTAGCCGCGTTCATCAGCCCCATTCGCACCCGCTACAACGAACTAATCGCAAACAAGGACGAATTGGCAAAGATACTTATCAGTGGTGGCGAAAAAGCCCGCCACACCGCCTTACGAACATTGCGCAAAGTTTATAAAAAGGTCGGCTTCGTGCAGTTTTGAATTGTCTGAACTATGATTTTTTTGATTATTATGATTTTTATGATTTGAATTCCTAAGCTTCCGAAGGTTCGAAACCTTCGGAAGCTTTCGTCTATATTAACAACTGAGGGACATTTTAATTCATCCGATGACTCCCACCTAATATGCGCCACAGCTTTAATTAAATCAATTAATCTAAATACTTCAAGTCATCGGATGAATAAATTATAGCCCGCCTGAAAACTATTTACAATTATTGAAAATTATCTGCTGATTATGAGTTTTCCTGTGTGGCTGATTTTTCCATTTGAGACTTTGACTAAATAGGCGCCATTAGGGAGACTTGAAGTATTTACTGATAATTGATTTAATTCTCCGTCAAGGAAATATGAATTTTTCAGCGATACTTTCATGCCACGGTAATCGTAAATCATGACGTCGTAATTGCCACTCATTGCCGAATTTACTGTTATATTTACTAATTCGGATGCAGGATTTGGTGAAAAGGATACATCCGCATTGATAATTTCAGGGACATCATCACCAACGAATGGTCTAATATTTTCACAAGCTACTAATTCAGGAGTTATATTTTGCAAATTTGCTACGAAATCTAACAGTACAATGAAATCTGAATTTTCTTCAAATAAAGTATAATCTGTAATGGGTATTTCTAAGAAATCTGTTAGAATTCCGGCAACAAATACTGTAGTAGTCAACGAGTAATATTCTTCTAAGTTTATGGTAACA from Candidatus Kapaibacterium sp. carries:
- the uppP gene encoding undecaprenyl-diphosphatase UppP yields the protein MSIIEAIILGIIQGLTEFIPISSTAHLTIAGHLMGLIDPDSPEKWTAFIAIIQLGTLVAVLFYFRTDIYQIPKSFLSENLSKRKSFKEQSYESRMGWLMIIGTIPIVIVGLLLKDFIEGSFTKELNVIAGSLIGLALILALAEKVSTRTKDMKAITIKDSIIIGLAQCVALIPGSSRSGTTITAGLFMGLNRETAARFSFLLSIPAILASGLLSVYQAMDYIDGSEAINLIVATIFSGISGYYAIDFLINFLKKHSTFVFIYYRIALGITIYVALMYFNF
- the pepT gene encoding peptidase T; translated protein: MKNEILERLLRYVKIDTQSDPASSNTPSTQKQFDLANLLVEELKAFGLKHVEISDKCYVYATLPSNIPTDDTAYGKVPAIGFIAHVDTSPDTTGANVNPQIIENYKGGDIVLPNDTSVVIKTAESLGLDKCIGHTIVTTDGTTLLGSDDKSGVAAIMTAVKYLLDNPQIIHGDIRIGFTPDEEIGRGANHFDVEKFNCKYAYTLDGELPGEINKETFSANACIIRAKGRDIHPGYAKDIMVNSIRAIAEVIALTPADMAPETTDGYQPYIHPHKVTGTVEHSELHLLFRDFKTEGLDTQKVMMEKIVAQVQAKHPKVILELEIVEYYRNMLELLESQPEGLDYLWEACERAGTNPYWSPIRGGTDGSRLTAMGLPTPNIYTGGQNFHSKTEWVSIDFLAKAVETVVQLSQVWYEKSKN
- the ftsH gene encoding ATP-dependent zinc metalloprotease FtsH, which gives rise to MSESPNNGDNKKEKKDPFNEFKRMGDGNTPPANMMRNMMLMFVLAAGVFIVYIFMQGTQQHDWPVSYTDYQRFLREDLIKEAVIVKSQLNHFEFRGVLKQPVTLMVDNRERTITRFSTFLGVLDSESEKVWEEKGIALRYEEGDTSIWRSLIMILPWILIIGLFIFFMRRMQGGGSKGIFSFGKSKAKLLNENHPKVTFDDVAGADEAKYELQEVIEFLREPEKFQKLGGKIPRGVLLLGPPGTGKTLMARAVAGEAKVPFYSISGADFVEMFVGVGASRVRDLFEQAKKTPPCIVFIDEIDAVGRHRGAGLGGGHDEREQTLNQLLVEMDGFEQNNGVIIIAATNRPDVLDPALLRPGRFDRQVVVDRPDVKGREGIFKVHTSKIPLGSDIDIETLAKGTPGLSGADIANIVNEAALLAARRNSNQVTMFDFENAKDKVLMGVERKSMVISEREKEMTAYHEMGHALAGKFMRHADPVHKVTIIPRGRALGLTWNLPNEEFYSKSARYFEDQLVVLMAGRAAEKLVFNVLSTGASNDLQRATRVARKMVCEWGMSELIGPVTFNNDDGEVFLGRDFSKTRDHSEETAQSIDGEVRRILNKAMEQATALLEEKIDILHRISKILLEREILDGEELDALIRGEELPPISKQAMNAIRTIKINGDNH
- a CDS encoding T9SS type A sorting domain-containing protein, translated to MKPSEVAELRIFNTLGECVMTTPTAHPSTGSGSDNLRIDISHLPRGVYYVRIGSRTQMFVKK
- a CDS encoding flippase-like domain-containing protein, producing MSGLQKNLLKWSLTLVLIIGSTYLAVKDINFDELVSVLKGANYLWAIVPIPIIILSHFIRAIRWKTILKPIQEPGPTINLFSAVMVGYFFNAILPRLGEFVRPYVYAKRRNTSVSSAFATIIVERVIDVFTLGFLFVIAFIISRDKIVDMIPGVDAERIVFFSVFVLIILLFGFYPPFVNVVLRFLVKPFSEKVYLRLTDMFAKFRKGFTIIKTPGSYLRLGVESLLIWACYALPMYIMFFCFDFHTYIDVQLSDALFLVIVSGIGVTIAPTPSGIGVIHFLIMYAMMGLYGLKEETALAYATINHAVGLMVQIIVGGLFLIRERSAKFSLKGTMNTDDLEHQS
- a CDS encoding HDOD domain-containing protein, whose amino-acid sequence is MDNRIEYYLNKSKHFPTLPTIYTSLMNVLSNPRSTIQDVTDVISRDQSSASKLLKIANSSLFSIQGKINTISQAVFYLGFNEVKNVLLALSVMDIFSQVGNSSNANIVHLWKHSISVGVVSKLLSVRLGLKDTEDFFIAGILHDIGKLFFIHSFKDEYDNLITEAKDTSRRLIDLEFEKYGTTHDIVGGMLAEKWHLPTDLRNIIKYHNHGSIIGRTDILLSCVHIANIISIMMETEILGDVFVPQPNFKVWSVLKLPPNTFGEMHQSIISTTESAYAILKI
- a CDS encoding sensor histidine kinase translates to MKIQNKNKEITLNNLILEIQDISSRISNTNTGFDFINESLKIIIRYTKSLSAGFFVLDETNYDFILKRSLPANMHDFYISTFEILSEDGDIGNSLQNATYYQSHSESQDIYHLILPLISIKSVKGLVIISSNHDYSQSELFILKLLHYFSSYIAVFLENQYLSSQNQKTQVLLDQLIASRTIELVENNTQLGEKIENLKLNLSMSIPHEVRTPINEIMGMSNYLLNFLKSKKDDCDEDIEDIIIDIKNSAARLNNLFENFIYHTRLSVIATSMKDIQALHSQYSPYCESIIKEQAIIRSNKYSRLSDLDVHLVSAVIKIGEEYLAKIIDELVDNAFKFSKEGTKVSINSHIDGKMYVISIKDLGVGIPSDFLDQISSYTQFNRMKNEQQGLGLGLAIAYKIIDLHNGDIDIDSRLGEFTHVTIKLPIVTDFNPDFI